The Pseudarthrobacter sulfonivorans genome includes a window with the following:
- a CDS encoding Hpt domain-containing protein — MDSPPLTSSSGGVPAEASAAGAAAGVGAGVHQAGNDAMRWVEPDILAELEAELDGPELALGFARDYASLWDQRFSRLAAAVHTEDRPIALDAVISLRIASTMVGGIRLSVLAQALEDAIRRSDFVQGQALLATLAEHGVRTVSELQANYILKKRLTLQ; from the coding sequence ATGGATAGTCCACCACTCACCTCCAGCAGCGGGGGTGTCCCTGCCGAAGCGTCAGCTGCAGGGGCTGCTGCGGGCGTGGGCGCTGGCGTGCACCAGGCGGGCAATGACGCCATGCGCTGGGTCGAACCGGACATCCTGGCGGAGCTGGAAGCAGAACTGGACGGCCCCGAACTTGCCCTTGGATTCGCCCGCGACTACGCGTCTTTGTGGGACCAGCGCTTCAGCCGGCTGGCGGCAGCGGTCCACACCGAGGACCGCCCCATTGCCTTGGACGCCGTCATCAGCCTGCGAATCGCTTCAACCATGGTGGGCGGGATCCGTTTGTCAGTCCTGGCTCAAGCACTGGAGGATGCCATCCGCCGCAGCGACTTCGTCCAAGGCCAGGCACTGCTGGCAACCCTCGCCGAGCACGGAGTGCGTACAGTGTCAGAACTCCAGGCAAACTACATCCTGAAAAAACGACTAACCCTTCAGTGA
- a CDS encoding DNA-directed RNA polymerase subunit alpha codes for MLIAQRPTLSEEVVSDNRSRFIIEPLEPGFGYTLGNSLRRTLLSSIPGAAVTSIRIDGVLHEFTTVPGVKEDVTEIILNIKSLSVSSEHDEPVVAYLRKQGPGVVTAADIAPPAGVEFHNPDLHIATLNSKGKFELELTIERGRGYVSAAQNKSGDSEIGRIPVDSIYSPVLKVTFRVEATRVEQRTDFDKLIVDVETKQAIAPRDAVASAGTTLVELFGLARELNTAAEGIEIGPSPTDAALAADMALPIEDLDLTVRSYNCLKREGIHTVGELVARSEADLMDIRNFGAKSIDEVKAKLVELGLSLKDSPPGFDLAARAAAIEEDDAAFGDDEL; via the coding sequence GTGCTCATTGCACAGCGCCCCACCCTCTCCGAAGAGGTAGTCTCCGATAACCGCTCGCGTTTCATCATTGAACCGCTGGAACCGGGCTTCGGCTACACCCTCGGAAACTCCCTCCGCCGTACCCTGCTCTCCTCCATCCCCGGTGCCGCTGTAACCAGCATCCGGATCGATGGCGTGCTGCACGAGTTCACCACGGTTCCGGGTGTCAAGGAAGATGTCACTGAGATCATCCTGAACATCAAGAGCCTGTCGGTTTCCTCCGAGCACGACGAGCCGGTTGTGGCTTACCTGCGCAAGCAGGGCCCCGGAGTCGTCACCGCCGCGGACATCGCTCCGCCGGCCGGCGTCGAATTCCACAACCCGGATCTGCACATTGCCACGCTGAACTCGAAGGGCAAGTTCGAACTCGAACTGACCATCGAGCGCGGCCGCGGCTACGTTTCGGCAGCTCAGAACAAGTCCGGCGACTCCGAGATCGGCCGTATCCCGGTCGACTCGATCTACTCGCCGGTCCTGAAGGTTACTTTCCGCGTGGAAGCAACCCGTGTTGAGCAGCGCACCGACTTCGACAAGCTCATTGTCGACGTCGAGACCAAGCAGGCCATCGCCCCGCGCGATGCTGTTGCTTCCGCAGGTACCACCCTGGTGGAACTCTTCGGTCTGGCCCGCGAGCTGAACACCGCAGCTGAAGGTATCGAGATTGGCCCGTCGCCGACGGATGCTGCCCTGGCAGCAGACATGGCACTGCCGATCGAGGATCTGGACCTCACCGTCCGTTCCTACAACTGCCTCAAGCGTGAGGGCATCCACACCGTGGGTGAACTCGTTGCACGCTCCGAGGCTGACCTCATGGACATCCGTAACTTCGGTGCGAAGTCCATTGACGAGGTCAAGGCAAAGCTGGTTGAACTGGGCCTGTCCCTCAAGGACTCGCCTCCCGGTTTTGACCTCGCAGCACGCGCCGCAGCAATTGAAGAGGACGACGCCGCTTTCGGCGACGACGAACTCTAA
- a CDS encoding signal peptidase I, producing MNTMKRSQSAQSTGPAWWILQTASWMLLLSIAALLIAMIGLPRVTGATPYTVLTGSMRPEMPPGSLVVSKPLEAGKLKVGDAITYQIRSGEPEVVTHRIISLSQTLGGETLFTTQGDANPGPDERPVNAAQIRGVVWYSIPLVGYVNSWLTGEQRIWAVGITAALLLGYAVFMCSAAVVETRRSKQKAAPGPATVNADEGVSSGAA from the coding sequence ATGAACACGATGAAGCGGTCCCAATCGGCCCAGTCAACGGGCCCCGCGTGGTGGATCCTGCAGACAGCGTCGTGGATGCTCCTGCTGAGCATTGCCGCGCTGCTCATCGCGATGATCGGCCTTCCCCGGGTCACTGGGGCTACCCCCTACACAGTTCTCACGGGCTCCATGCGGCCAGAAATGCCCCCCGGTAGCCTGGTGGTCAGCAAGCCACTTGAGGCCGGAAAGCTGAAGGTCGGCGACGCGATCACCTATCAGATTCGTTCGGGTGAACCCGAGGTAGTCACGCACCGGATTATTTCCCTGTCGCAAACGCTGGGCGGAGAAACTCTCTTCACCACGCAGGGTGACGCCAATCCTGGTCCGGATGAAAGGCCCGTCAATGCCGCCCAGATCCGCGGCGTGGTCTGGTACAGCATTCCGTTGGTTGGCTATGTGAACAGCTGGCTGACTGGCGAGCAGCGCATCTGGGCGGTGGGCATCACGGCGGCCCTGCTGTTGGGATACGCAGTCTTTATGTGCAGCGCGGCAGTGGTCGAAACACGCCGTTCCAAGCAAAAGGCAGCTCCTGGGCCAGCTACAGTCAACGCCGACGAAGGAGTCTCAAGTGGGGCGGCGTAG
- a CDS encoding alternate-type signal peptide domain-containing protein — protein sequence MNKAIKGAIAAGAAGILLLGGAGTFALWEDTDSVDPASISTGVLTLGLGTGTWYDATVGSTGAIANIANFDIVPGDTITYTTTATITAEGDNLEGEFKIEKTDFEDAAETAAPYLDVTVSSNAGSVSGLTVNGTTGVITFTAAATYTVTVTITVVFENVSGLVGQNADIDLTALALKLEQA from the coding sequence ATGAACAAAGCAATCAAAGGCGCAATTGCCGCCGGCGCCGCCGGCATCCTTCTGCTGGGCGGGGCGGGAACCTTCGCACTCTGGGAGGACACCGATTCGGTTGATCCGGCCTCAATTTCAACAGGCGTACTGACGCTGGGCCTCGGCACCGGCACATGGTACGACGCGACCGTCGGATCAACGGGGGCCATAGCCAACATCGCGAACTTCGACATCGTTCCCGGCGACACCATCACCTACACCACCACGGCAACCATCACAGCCGAGGGTGACAACCTTGAGGGCGAGTTCAAGATTGAAAAGACCGACTTCGAGGATGCAGCAGAGACGGCGGCACCGTATCTCGATGTAACAGTGTCCTCCAATGCCGGCAGCGTCTCAGGGCTGACAGTCAACGGGACAACAGGGGTCATTACCTTCACCGCTGCGGCAACCTACACCGTCACTGTAACCATCACCGTGGTGTTCGAGAACGTCAGCGGATTGGTAGGCCAGAATGCAGACATCGACCTCACCGCTCTCGCGTTGAAACTCGAGCAAGCCTAG
- a CDS encoding signal peptidase I, protein MRRLSRFQNNLLTLGAILGALCLLVALAAVLTGAKPLLFRSGSMAPAIPTGALGISVPVDANTIRIGDVISVENAAGVRITHRVVSAEISGDTATVSLKGDANSIPDAEPYVLRVADRVVAHAPLIGYAVAWLSSSAAVFAGGLFTAYLLYLAFGAPARRSSQPEPHQDADRPSRGDPAERHGRRATRFTAMALVGLGVLTGGALHTATPSQAAFLDAAQATASFTSATLTAPTLTCQNSGSNDVTLTLTHAGDFANLYELRTLVPAKLWASAAWQPGTPVGVLIDADDSVFTYTQTTDVGFRASSSFGSWASAPALKSVRYTPPVLAIPLISDLLPGSLRCIA, encoded by the coding sequence ATGCGCAGACTCTCACGCTTCCAGAACAACCTGCTGACACTGGGGGCCATACTTGGCGCGCTCTGCCTGCTTGTGGCCCTTGCAGCTGTCCTGACCGGCGCCAAACCGCTGCTCTTCCGCTCGGGCTCCATGGCGCCCGCCATCCCCACGGGTGCGCTGGGCATCAGTGTTCCCGTGGACGCCAACACCATCCGGATCGGTGATGTCATCAGCGTCGAAAACGCCGCGGGTGTCCGTATCACCCACCGTGTTGTCTCGGCAGAGATTTCTGGAGACACGGCTACCGTCAGCCTGAAAGGCGATGCGAATTCAATCCCCGACGCCGAGCCTTACGTGCTCCGCGTAGCCGACCGCGTGGTGGCCCACGCTCCGCTGATCGGCTATGCGGTGGCTTGGCTCAGCAGTTCCGCGGCGGTTTTTGCCGGTGGCCTCTTCACCGCCTACCTGCTCTATCTGGCGTTTGGTGCTCCTGCCCGACGCAGCTCCCAGCCAGAGCCACATCAGGACGCGGACCGGCCATCGCGCGGAGATCCTGCCGAGCGTCACGGCCGCCGCGCCACGCGGTTCACTGCTATGGCCTTGGTAGGTCTCGGCGTCCTCACCGGAGGAGCCCTACACACAGCAACGCCAAGTCAGGCTGCGTTCCTCGACGCGGCGCAAGCGACCGCGTCCTTCACTTCCGCGACACTCACCGCGCCCACTCTCACCTGCCAGAACTCCGGCAGCAACGATGTCACCCTGACACTGACGCACGCAGGCGATTTCGCGAATCTCTACGAATTGCGCACTCTGGTCCCCGCCAAACTGTGGGCCTCGGCGGCCTGGCAGCCAGGGACTCCCGTCGGTGTGCTGATTGATGCCGATGATTCCGTCTTCACCTACACCCAAACGACCGACGTAGGGTTCAGGGCCTCGTCATCATTCGGATCCTGGGCATCAGCTCCAGCGCTGAAAAGTGTCCGGTACACACCGCCCGTCCTGGCGATCCCGCTCATCAGCGACCTGCTTCCCGGCAGCCTCCGCTGTATCGCGTAA
- a CDS encoding tRNA pseudouridine synthase A — protein MNDQKPAAPVLGGGGFLRVRFDLSYDGGPFNGWAVQPGLRTVQGILEEALALLIRRPIRVTVAGRTDAGVHARGQVVHLDLTEAEWLKLPRGHELDPAVAFLRRIRGALSRGLGDLSGAIEVHLVSLAPVGFDARFSALWRRYSYRIADGPALWDPLERYFTLWHQSPLDVDLLNAGAAQLLGLQNFLSYCKPREGATTVRELQRFEFHRGEDGVIVATVQADAFCHNMVRSLVGSALFVGEGIEEPGWLHERLLAKKRDAKSVLAAPHPLVLEEVAYPSDDEMLARAELTRAVRK, from the coding sequence ATGAACGACCAAAAACCCGCTGCCCCCGTTTTGGGGGGCGGCGGGTTTTTGCGTGTCCGGTTTGATTTATCGTACGACGGCGGCCCCTTCAACGGGTGGGCAGTGCAGCCGGGATTGCGGACCGTCCAGGGCATCCTGGAAGAGGCGCTGGCGCTGTTGATCCGCCGGCCCATCCGGGTCACCGTGGCGGGACGTACCGACGCCGGCGTGCACGCCCGCGGCCAGGTGGTCCACCTGGACCTGACTGAGGCCGAGTGGCTGAAGCTGCCGCGCGGGCACGAACTGGACCCCGCCGTCGCGTTCTTACGGCGGATTCGTGGCGCCCTCAGCAGGGGGCTGGGCGACCTGAGCGGGGCTATCGAGGTTCACCTGGTGTCCTTGGCACCCGTGGGGTTCGATGCCAGATTCTCCGCGCTGTGGCGGCGGTACAGCTACCGCATCGCGGACGGTCCTGCCCTGTGGGATCCGCTCGAACGGTACTTCACGCTCTGGCACCAAAGCCCCTTGGACGTGGACCTGCTGAACGCAGGTGCAGCGCAGCTGCTGGGACTGCAGAACTTCCTGTCCTACTGCAAGCCGCGGGAGGGTGCCACCACCGTCCGCGAGCTGCAGCGCTTCGAGTTCCACCGCGGTGAGGACGGCGTTATTGTGGCCACCGTCCAGGCCGACGCCTTCTGCCACAACATGGTGCGCTCACTGGTTGGCTCGGCCCTGTTCGTGGGCGAGGGCATCGAGGAGCCCGGCTGGCTGCATGAGCGGCTGCTGGCCAAGAAGCGTGACGCCAAGTCCGTCCTGGCCGCCCCGCACCCGCTGGTCCTTGAAGAAGTGGCCTACCCGTCCGACGACGAGATGCTTGCCCGCGCCGAACTGACGAGGGCAGTCCGCAAGTAG
- the rplQ gene encoding 50S ribosomal protein L17: MPTPAKGPRLGGGAAHERLMLANLSAALFEHKRITTTVTKAKRLKPYAERLVTFAKRGDLASRRRVLGLISNKGIVHELFTDIAQAVENRDGGYTRITKIGNRKGDNAPMAVIELVLEPVSAKQAVVAEATQAAAKAAAKAAPVAEEAPVVETEAAETEAAEAKYAGSKPATADNVAPEGFEVKGNEDSMKYHVPGSRWYDATTAEVWFDSAESAAAAGFVPAGGEAAQAVEAE, encoded by the coding sequence ATGCCTACCCCCGCTAAGGGTCCGCGCCTCGGAGGCGGAGCGGCTCACGAGCGTCTTATGCTCGCGAACCTGTCCGCCGCACTGTTCGAGCACAAGCGGATCACCACCACGGTGACCAAGGCCAAGCGACTGAAGCCGTACGCCGAGCGTCTGGTGACTTTCGCCAAGCGTGGCGACCTGGCTTCCCGCCGCCGTGTACTCGGCCTGATCAGCAACAAGGGCATCGTCCACGAGCTGTTCACCGACATTGCACAGGCAGTGGAGAACCGCGACGGCGGTTACACCCGCATCACCAAGATCGGCAACCGCAAGGGCGACAACGCTCCCATGGCTGTCATCGAACTGGTTCTCGAGCCGGTTTCCGCCAAGCAGGCCGTTGTGGCCGAGGCTACCCAGGCTGCCGCCAAGGCTGCCGCCAAGGCTGCTCCGGTTGCTGAAGAAGCTCCGGTTGTTGAGACCGAAGCCGCTGAGACCGAAGCTGCTGAAGCCAAGTACGCCGGCTCCAAGCCTGCTACGGCTGACAACGTCGCCCCTGAGGGCTTCGAGGTCAAGGGCAACGAGGACTCCATGAAGTACCACGTTCCCGGCTCACGCTGGTACGACGCCACGACTGCTGAAGTCTGGTTCGACTCTGCAGAGTCCGCCGCAGCCGCAGGCTTCGTGCCTGCCGGTGGCGAAGCTGCGCAGGCCGTCGAAGCTGAGTAA
- a CDS encoding response regulator transcription factor, giving the protein MEDLGVAVVIEDDADVRNLLEGILRQAGFEVHTAVDGREGVEAVRHNKAQVVTLDIGLPDIDGFEVLRRIRNFSDAYVVMLTGRTEEPDLLSALNAGADDYIAKPFRPRELRARVAAMMRRPRHEVTSPPEAAAWASPPAAPATFTHAGVLQHNGLILNYRTRTVVIGEVNLGLTRSEFDLLHTLLRGEGAVCTRSDLVLAVRGDLYEPDAYISEADERAVEVHVGNLRRKLREDPLSPRWLQTVRGVGYRLAPTRTDLQGWPGAGH; this is encoded by the coding sequence ATGGAAGATCTTGGGGTAGCAGTAGTAATCGAGGACGACGCCGATGTGCGGAACCTCCTTGAGGGGATCCTCCGTCAGGCCGGTTTTGAGGTCCATACCGCCGTCGATGGGAGGGAAGGCGTTGAAGCGGTGCGGCACAACAAGGCCCAGGTGGTCACGCTGGACATCGGCCTTCCGGATATTGACGGTTTTGAGGTCCTGCGGCGGATCAGGAATTTCAGCGATGCCTACGTGGTGATGCTGACCGGCCGGACCGAGGAGCCGGATCTGCTCTCGGCCCTGAACGCCGGGGCGGACGACTACATTGCAAAGCCCTTTCGGCCGCGTGAACTCCGGGCCAGGGTGGCGGCAATGATGCGCAGGCCGCGCCATGAGGTCACCAGTCCACCCGAGGCGGCTGCATGGGCTTCACCTCCGGCCGCGCCGGCAACCTTCACCCACGCGGGAGTTCTCCAGCACAACGGGCTCATTCTGAACTATCGGACCCGCACGGTGGTGATTGGTGAGGTCAACCTCGGGCTCACGCGCAGCGAGTTCGACCTCCTGCATACTTTGCTCCGCGGCGAGGGGGCGGTGTGTACGCGGTCCGATCTGGTGCTAGCGGTCCGCGGTGACCTTTATGAGCCGGATGCCTATATCAGTGAGGCCGACGAACGGGCTGTAGAGGTCCACGTCGGGAACCTTCGGCGCAAGCTGCGGGAGGATCCGCTGTCACCGCGCTGGCTTCAGACGGTGCGCGGAGTGGGCTACCGGCTCGCACCAACAAGGACCGACCTGCAGGGCTGGCCGGGGGCTGGTCACTGA
- a CDS encoding sensor histidine kinase → MPVRPSPRAVALYFKKLGPRTQVALCQLPLSLIVAVLGVMTPFTWPSLLVSPLYLAAVALHLILFVACFLTPWERLHHSSYLVIPILDLLAIALLRNGAAPLLPGLAILVVFPVIWLAASGIMVRTSLVLSALGPLLIMLPTTAAKFPNLTAADITSLILFPLMMLGVSLAIRFASVNMRVQQRQLQAMGEELRELLAASREREKLLTTILDATDVGIVAVDSDGKQLLTNNRQRGFQQTAIPAGVAVADEKQHLIFAQDKVTPLPPEKRPLRRAIEGESFADYLVWIGDGPQQRAVSTAARPLKNDDGHLTGAVVVFNDVTGLVEAMAANEELVSNVSHEFRSPLNSILGNIDLVLEDSDGLSALTVQRLDVVQRNSERLLALVSDLTLEASAALNVHPKRTDISGLVETSIGSAQAHAERSAVALVANVPSPLWAYADPLRIGQALDNLVSNAIKYSPDGGTVTISAAGTEDWVKLVVRDTGMGMAPEDAAKVFSRFFRAESARDAAIPGAGLGLSITKTILERHGGAIACASALGGGSTFTMTLPTPSSTTM, encoded by the coding sequence ATGCCCGTACGTCCGTCACCCCGGGCGGTGGCGCTCTATTTCAAAAAACTTGGCCCCCGCACCCAGGTGGCACTGTGCCAGCTTCCGCTGTCGCTAATTGTCGCCGTCCTCGGCGTGATGACACCGTTCACCTGGCCATCCCTGCTGGTCAGTCCGCTCTACTTGGCTGCAGTCGCCCTTCATCTCATTCTTTTCGTGGCCTGTTTCCTTACTCCGTGGGAGCGCCTGCACCATAGCTCCTACTTGGTAATTCCGATTCTTGACCTGCTGGCAATCGCGCTGCTGCGCAACGGAGCCGCGCCCCTTCTGCCGGGCCTAGCAATTCTGGTCGTATTTCCTGTCATCTGGCTGGCCGCTTCCGGGATCATGGTCCGCACTAGCCTCGTACTGAGCGCTCTGGGGCCGCTCCTAATAATGCTCCCCACAACGGCCGCAAAATTCCCCAACCTCACGGCAGCGGATATCACTTCACTGATCCTTTTCCCGCTCATGATGCTCGGCGTCTCGCTCGCAATCCGGTTCGCCAGCGTCAATATGCGGGTCCAGCAGAGGCAGCTTCAGGCCATGGGAGAGGAACTCCGGGAGTTGCTCGCCGCGAGCCGGGAGCGCGAGAAACTGCTGACGACCATCCTGGACGCCACCGACGTCGGCATTGTTGCCGTCGATTCGGACGGTAAACAGCTGCTGACGAACAACCGGCAGCGGGGGTTCCAGCAGACAGCCATCCCGGCGGGGGTAGCCGTCGCCGATGAAAAACAGCATCTGATCTTTGCCCAGGACAAAGTGACCCCGCTGCCGCCGGAGAAGCGTCCCCTGCGGCGCGCCATCGAGGGCGAATCCTTCGCGGACTACCTCGTCTGGATCGGCGACGGCCCGCAGCAGCGCGCGGTTTCCACCGCTGCGAGGCCTTTGAAGAACGACGACGGCCACCTCACCGGAGCCGTCGTGGTCTTCAACGACGTCACAGGCCTGGTTGAGGCCATGGCTGCGAACGAAGAGCTTGTCTCGAACGTCTCCCACGAGTTCAGGTCCCCGCTCAATTCCATCCTGGGCAACATTGACCTTGTGCTTGAGGACAGCGACGGGCTCTCCGCCCTCACGGTCCAGCGCTTGGACGTGGTGCAGCGCAACTCCGAACGGCTGCTTGCCTTGGTCTCGGACCTGACGCTGGAAGCCTCCGCCGCCCTGAACGTCCACCCGAAACGGACCGACATTTCCGGCCTGGTGGAGACCAGCATCGGCTCAGCCCAGGCACACGCGGAACGGTCAGCCGTAGCCCTGGTGGCCAACGTTCCCTCCCCGCTCTGGGCCTACGCCGACCCGCTGCGGATCGGCCAGGCACTGGACAACCTCGTGTCGAACGCCATCAAGTACTCCCCCGACGGCGGCACTGTGACCATCAGCGCGGCCGGTACCGAGGACTGGGTCAAGCTGGTGGTTCGGGACACCGGGATGGGCATGGCACCGGAGGATGCGGCCAAGGTTTTCAGCCGGTTCTTCCGTGCCGAGTCGGCCCGGGACGCTGCCATCCCCGGCGCCGGGCTGGGCCTGTCGATCACCAAGACCATCCTGGAACGCCACGGTGGGGCCATCGCCTGCGCAAGCGCACTGGGCGGCGGCAGCACGTTTACCATGACCCTGCCCACCCCCTCTTCCACAACGATGTGA
- a CDS encoding SipW-dependent-type signal peptide-containing protein → MRLRALLSAGMVLGLGAVGTLSAWTDESTATATFSAGTLDVKLKALPGGTLADTTDITTLTMAAMYPGVSKAAMVQVSNSGSAPLAYTLTGSAVPGLPGQGGNLGASLLVGVYSGGSASNTATTGSCTGTRIGTSDLALLGSLIPDPRSLAAGGTEDVCLVVSLPSTAASNLQGTSTIATFTFNASMGS, encoded by the coding sequence GTGCGCCTTCGGGCGCTCCTGTCTGCTGGCATGGTCCTGGGCCTTGGAGCGGTCGGAACACTCTCGGCATGGACCGATGAATCAACGGCAACGGCAACGTTTAGCGCCGGTACGCTCGACGTGAAACTCAAGGCGCTTCCGGGCGGAACGTTGGCAGACACAACTGATATCACCACGCTCACCATGGCAGCCATGTATCCAGGTGTGAGCAAGGCTGCCATGGTCCAGGTCAGCAACTCCGGTTCAGCCCCCCTTGCTTACACCCTGACCGGATCAGCGGTCCCGGGGCTCCCCGGCCAAGGCGGTAATCTTGGCGCTTCGCTGCTGGTCGGCGTCTATTCGGGCGGTTCTGCCAGCAACACGGCGACGACGGGTTCATGCACGGGCACGCGGATCGGTACTTCAGACCTGGCCCTCCTTGGATCCTTGATTCCAGATCCGAGGAGCCTCGCCGCCGGAGGAACCGAGGATGTCTGCCTCGTCGTGTCATTGCCGTCAACTGCCGCCAGCAACCTGCAGGGCACAAGCACCATAGCCACCTTTACGTTCAACGCCAGCATGGGGAGCTAA